gcggccgatattggccgaatatggacgataatcgttccgtggaatagggccttaagccctcCTGGCTCCTATGAGAAACCTCCTGAGGACTTCTACTCTGCAGCTAATGCCTCAATCCTGGCTAGTGGTGATCCTGTTTAGTCCCCAATGCCAAGTGTTTCAGTTGCCCCAATGAGCCAGGCCACTCAGGCCCCAACTTCTGCAATTTTTAACCCACTCCAAGAACAGGTAAAAGTGACAGCTGAGGCTCTCAAATATGTTTGCCAGGGGCAGCCTGTACCTTCTTCTAGACACTTTTCAAGGGGAAGAGCTATGTACTCTGAGCCCCACTTTAGCCACCCAACTCCCTGTCAGCCACCTTCAGGCAGGGGTCCACATGCCCCCAAGGCAAAAGGCCAACCCTCGGGAGGAGTGTTGTCAAGGTCCAAGAAGTTGACACAATGGGAGTCAAAGTGCCTATTGCCCTGTGACTATGTGCCTTAATGGTGTCCCCTTTGATGCTCTTGTGGACACCTGTTCTCAGGTCACCAAGATTTACAGACAAGTGTTTAAACAACGTTTTGATTATGCTGACCTTATAAATGATTGCAGTGATATGCTTCCTTTGATAGCGAGTAATGGTGAACCTGTCACACAGGTGGGCAGTGTTCAAGTTGGGAACTGTTATTTTACAGAGAAAGGGGTTATTATTACAGAGACATATGGTAGCACCGATTCTGAAGTTGTGTTGGGCATGAATGTCATATGCCACTGCTTTACTGAACTACTTGAAACGTTGCATGCCTCTCTTTTCAGCCTCTCCCTTTGATAGGAAAATTGTGTAGAATGCTATTCACAAACTCAGTGCTCACCAACCACCAAGGTGAAATCTGCAAAGTCTGAGTCAATGATGTTTTTGCGGTGACCCTAGCTACAAACATTGAGACAGTAGTCTGGTTCAAAGCTCATTGAAGAATCGGAAAAGGAGATTATGAAGTTTACATGGACCCTATCAAAGGGGATGGCCACCCACTCATCAAAGCAGCTAGAAGTCTTGTCAATGTCTGCAATGGAAGAGTTCCTGTCCGGTTAGTGAATCTCAGTGGTGCCTCTGATTACCTACCTAAGTATCCAGCTTGATCCAGAAGATGTCCTGTCTGAGGACACTAAGGTTAACCAGTGGTCAACAAAGGATGAACGGAGCTCAAAAATGGAGGTCACCTCTTCCTGTGTTTAGAACTCAATGTGGGTGATGTGAATACCACTAAAGAACACATCAATGCAGTTATGAATGTGGCCAATAGACAACACCAGGCCTTCAGCAAGCATCCATTGGATTTTGGAAAGAAAACACTCTTATCTGGCACTGCATTGATACATGTTACCACCCTCCTGTCAAGAAGCGACATTGCCGCTGACCCCAGCCATGTACCAGCCTGTGGAGAAACTCATCCAGGAGATAAAGGATGCCAACATCATTTGTAAGAGCCAAACCCATTGTTCTTGTGAAGAAGAAATAATGGGCCATCCGTTTCTGCGTCAATTACAGGAAACTTAATATCACCAATAAAGATGCGTATCTCTTCCCATGTATAGAGGAGTCTCTCAGTGCTCTGGGCTCTGCTTACTACTTTTGTACACTTGACCAGGGGATACTGGCAAGTCTCTGTGGTGCCTGATGATAGGGAGAAGAAAGCAGTCCGCACTTCCATGGGCCTGGTCACATTTACAGTTATGCTATTCAGGCTTTGCAACCCCTGCCACGTTACAGCGATTAATGCAAAGATGTCTGGGTTATGGCAATTTACAGAGTTTGCTCCTGTACCCTGATGACGTGCCCTCAGAGTCCGCACACTTCAGAAACTTCCACACCTAAGTCTGGAAGGAGAGGTCTCCCAAGGTGTAAATGTGACCTCTCCATTCTTATTCTTGCAGGTCACCATTTTGGCTTCTTCTGGACCAAGGTTGCAGTCTACTACCTTTCTACATTAAGGTTCAGCAGGCAATTTCATTGCGGCATCCCTTGTTCACAAGTGACGACTACAACTGAGTCGCTTTACTAAACCATTAGCCATCTCCTCTGTCACCAGCAAGTCCCTGAGTGAAATCTTCCAGTCTCAGACTGAGCCAGTGACCCTTCAGATGGGGGCATTACACTCAGAGAACTTTCTATGTCCCGTTATTCCTCAGCTatactgctgggtcttccttggcttcAGCTATACGCCCCAACCTGTTGTTTGCAGTGCTCGCAGGTCCGGACTTCCTTGCCACCGTCAAAGTCCTTCAAGCCATTACCTGGTCTCTTGCCTCAATACCAAGATCTGGCAGAAAAGGAAGTCGACACACTACcactagtgttgatcgaactgttcaaaAAAAGTTAAGTTCCAGTAAAACATTTTCTCGaaactgaaccaaactttttactgttcgttcgagttagtGTTCGAGTTCATATTCGAGCGCCTTTCTGCCATCCAAttagtgcagagcacatagaagtgtcattGCTGATgtataggggtctcattggctgctaaaatcacaagaccatctcatatatatctcACTGTGATATGTTCTGGATGCCATTTTATGCTCActtactgtgctgtacagactgctctctgtctgtctgtctgcttacatgctgctatttagcttagttagttagttagttagttagttagttagtagaaatgagcgaacgtgctcgtccgagcttggtactcgatcgagcattagggtacttgatggtactcgttactcggaggagcatctcgcgatactcaaggaaatctcgtcatccatttcctgtaagtttgcgcgctttttcacagccaataaacatgcaggagactctttggtacatcctgcgatgacgtgggacccatatatGTTGATagtagcgattggttggccagatcagatgaccctgccatataaaactctgcGCCAGCAGTacttgcttcagacgcatgctgtgagagatcagggacagagctgctgctggtcagggagagtgtcagtgtaggatttagcgtcccagtaggcagggtatatactagcaatacaaacaaacagaccttttcagggcttaaaagcttttattaatactattactacagaatgctggctgggagttgctgCTACCgcaatttaaccagcacactgtggtgaccggctgctggcagaaagggggcattaggtgttgcatacacacccctaagaagtgctcagtgtactccttttcgattttggagctggtggtcctggtgtactacactgtatagctgggatttgtagtgcatcctgcatagaacttacttcactgctcattgtattatgGTGAcacagtgtgtacagttggtgcccataccagatagcacagtcaagccccccccccctaaactagtgggcactacactgtattgcttctgtatcacttctaatggttctctgtgtcctcactgccatgctctgacgtcacactacgtctgcggaggagcaggaatgggtgccgggggcccgccgatcgcgcccccgccaaccaaacagctgttttattttagtttttttggtcgagccgtggtcggggcctcaccaccccctggtcaagaggcatcaggtatactcttgatggtgactgacagctggcctagccagttagctgtcagcaaccaggttcatgtccactaaatatcccagcccctgggctccaatttttgggtggactcactcacttttaatggttctctgtgtgctcaatgccatacagtgtctggcctaatttttgggaggctcacttgcttcctcacttacttttaatagttctcctcactgccatgctctgatgtcacactacgtctgcggaggagcgggactggttgccgggggcccgacgatcgcgcccccaccagccagccagctgttttattttagttcttttggtctagccgtggccggggcctcaccacccccgatcgagaggcatcaggtgtacccttgatggtgactgacagctggcctagccagttagctgtcagctcccgggtttgtgtgtaattagcagtgagcttggttgcgtgtgacaaggggcggaacctggtggtggctctgcaactcggcagcctcacacatgtaccatgcctggcccacgtcttcaacctaatgttgcttgctcaacaaggtgcaccgcatctgtgcgcatttccacaagtcaactggcatccatgttggcaactgcccttgcctccatgttggccactgcttggccttaactggcatccatgttgactactagtgtccctgcccttgcctccatgttggctactgctgggccttaactggcatccatgttgactactgctgggcctgcctttgcctcattgttgctgggccttaactggcatccatgttaactactgctgggtcttaactgacatccatgttgaatactgctgggccataactggcatccatgttgactactgctgggtctgcCTTTGCATTCTTGttactgggcctttactggcatccatgttgactactgctgggccttaactggcatccatgttgactaccggtgtgcctgtccttgcctccatgttgactactgctgggccttaactgacacccatgttgactactgctgggccttaactggactccatgttgactactgctgggccttaactgtcatccatgttgactactggtgtgcctgcccttgcctccatgttgactactgctgggccttaactggcatccatgttgactactgctgggccttaactggcatccatgttgactactgctcggcctgcccttgcatccttgatgctgagccttaactggcatccatgttgactactgctgggccttaactgacatccatgttggccactgctgggccttaactggcatccatattgactactgctgggccttaactggcatccatgttgactactgctgggcctgcccttgcatccttgttgctgggctttaactggcattcatgtagactactgctgggccttaactgacatccatgttagctactgctgggccttaactggtattcatgttgactactgctgggccttaactggcatccattttggctactgctgggccttaactggtatccttgttgctgggccttaactggcatccatgttgactactgctgggccttaactgacatccatgttgactactgctggcccttaattgacatccatgttgactactgctgggccttaactggcaggggaacactctccaaggcctttgacagtttcatggcaccccagcaagactatgtcaaccgtctctagtctagacagagtaggggggaagccttcaggaagatgatgagggagtaccttgctaaccataccactgtccttcccgatcactttgctacatacaactactgggtttcaaagctggatacgtggccccaactggcgctttacgccttggaggtgctggcctgccctgctgctAGCGTGTTGTGAgaacgggtcttcagtgcagctggtgccatcatcactgataagctcacccgcctgtccactgacagcgctgacaggcttacgtttataaaaatgaacaaagccttgatttcacctgaattcaactgtccacctggggaaagctgctgaacatgaagattcttagtatctcctctcctcctcctcttcttcctcttcttcctcttcctacaattatcagccaactgccaagttttcttccgccatgcagggtctggcctaattattgggaggctcaattgcttcctcactcacttccaatggttctctgtgtccacaCTGCCATgttctgacgtcacactacgtctgcggaggagcgggactggttgccgggggcccgccaatcgcgcccccgccaaccggccagctgttttatttattttttttttttttgtctaaccgtggccggggcctcacaacccccggtcgagagacatcaagtgtactcttgatggtgagtggtgactgacagcaggcctagccagttagctgtcagcacccgagcTCATGTCCACTACATACCCCAGCCCCtgaactcactccaatttttgggtggtatcacttgattcctcactgacttgtaatggttctctgggtgctcaatgccatgctgcttcagccctaatttttgggaggctcacgtgcttcctcactcacttttgaggattctctgtgtgctcactgccatgctaggtctggtataatttttggaaggctaactggctaccgcttctaccttgttcgctctgttctcaccgccatgctgtgtcaggctgcacttttgggtggttcacgatatgctacctctgttttaatggttcacggtgttctcactgccatgctgtgtcaggctgagttttagggtggtccatatgcctacctctgttttaaccaggctgttgcacagaattaggcataatggtgccattaggcagcctcataggcatgcatacatgctgccactgctgtttcctgtccgctTCGGTTGTGTTTCCATTAATTTCTGAGGttaacaggttttcacacaacctttccTCTACCGGacctgagtcccctcaaaaaatgctcgagtctcccattgacttcaatggggttcgttacttgaaacgagcactcgagtatcgggaaatacacgtctcgagtaacgagcacccgagcattttagtactcgctcatcactaattatggtATTAAAAATGAAAGGAGGAGGAAACTGTAGACAAAAGTTGCTACATGccgaagccttgtgtattttccGGTTAGAAACTCGCATGCAGTTTTCTATCTTTTTTTGTAATGGAGTGCTGGATACCTTCACTGTTTTAACTTCCTTTGGACTAAGTTATCACGTATCATTCTTAATGTATGTTATGCATCTGTTTTTATACTCCTGGTTTACCTTTCTTAAGACATCTTCTTTGTTGGACATTAGGTACGCATTGTAGTATATTGTACTCTTTCCTTTCTCTAATTTTTTATGACTATGTTGTCTATTACATTTGCTTCATGCAAGGTGAAGGGTCATAGAGGAGTATTCTCATTTCTTTTTGTTATCAGGTTGATCACTAGGGGTCTTACTGCCGACACCCCCACCCATCCCAAGTTCACCACTCGGAAGCAGTTGGCTGTACTTTAGAGAATGAGCCCAAATGGGAATATccttttaaagtggttgtctgggCAAATCTCAAACTTTCCCAACTGCCTCCCTTTGAAATAAAtgcaaaaatttgctttattaactaagcaaatttttgcaaactttgtTGTGATTCCAGCTTCGCTGGATTTATTTCACTCGGCCCTAACCAGAAGCCATTtaaaattttcttatttcttattcTAGCACTCCGCCATTAAAATATACTCTTCTTTTGCCTTTATCTATTTGTAATAACACCTTACAAATTCATTCTCTTATTTCAGATATTTCCCACACAAAGATTTATTTGATTTCCAAAGAGGATAATGCGCCTATAACTTTACTTTAATATGACTTAAATTGAGGAGCCACAATACTAACTGAGATATTAAAACACATATGACCAATTATTAGGTCTCCTGATCGAGTTGGCTTTGTAACGTATGGAGGAAGTGAGGACTTCACATCTATCATCACTTTTGGAGAAATAACATCCTACTGATCCTTCTGAGCACTGGTGAGAAGAAGACCTTTGAGTTGATATACCCCTTATAGAAAATTCCTTCTAGAAAGAATCAGATTCCCGTCCTCTTTGACACCATTTTCTTCTCATTGACCACTATTTCTCTGTCCCTTTCAACATGCCACATGGAAGGAAGAAGGGGAAATATTAATCATAGGTCTTGGGAGCACAAGATGGCTATATATGTGGAGGATCTTTTGATAATAATTTTGATCCCGGAGACATtaaaataatttacttttattaacatGATGAATTTTATATTAAGCCAGAAGGTTCAGTCATTAAATGTGTGTGTGGTTTGAGTATTtgctacaaagtttttttttttttaaactgtcatAATCGTTGCCAGGGGTTATGGTAATGTATGTGTTATGTGTTAAGACATCACTAACAGGAAGGTTAATAATTCCCAATTAAtttccccttttccccagcaggtcggtttttctattcatttcagatctaaataaaatgataaaacattTGGGGAGAAACACACATCCTAACAGTCCAGCACTGGACGCCATCACTGCAAAGACCTCCACAGCCACCATGGATTTCCCTGTGGTGCTcagataagccgggatcatggcgatccagacactgcagaacaccagcatgctgaaggtgatgtacttggcctcattgaaagtgtccggtaatgtcctcaccatgaaagccagaacaaagctcaccgctgccaggaaccCCAGATACCCCAACATGCAGTAGAACCAGATATCTGACCctgcattacactgaatgatgatcttcccaggataagaCTGAGTGTCCAGGTCCTGGAATGGAGGAGAGATAGACAACCAGATAACACAGATTATAACCTGAATGGATGAACACAACAACACTATGGTATAGGGCAGCTTCACACTCAGCCATTTCCTCCAGGGGCTTCCAGGCTTGGTGGACTTAAAAGCAACACAAACCATCACAGTCTTGGCGAGAAGTGAAGAGACGGCAACTGAGAAGAAGACTCCAAAACTGGTTTCCCGTAAtctacaagtgacatcactgggacaaccaagaaacaagaagacggagaggaagctgaggatgatggagaccaggaggagatAACTCAGGTTCTGGTTATTAGCTCTAACAATAGGAGTGTCCCGGTAGGAGATAAATATTCCCAATATGGAGCCGGTCACAAGACATCCGAAGAGCGAGACACAGgagaatacagaagccattgcGTCATTGTGGTAAGAGATGAAATCCAGGACTTTGGGCAGACATCCGTCTCTCTTCTCATTCGGCCATTCATCACTTGGACATTTATTGCAGGTTTCAGAATCTGTAGGAAGATTTTATAACATATTCTGAATAATGCTGGATGTAATAATAAATGATAGAACATGCATACTATTACTATATCTATTAATGTAGCCATTTTATGTAAGACGATGGGATAAGAGTTGGTAGGTAAATAATGGTTGTGTTATACCGCTGTTTGGATGTAAATGGGATTTCAGTAGTTTCTTTCTGCCTTAATTCCAGAAAATCTGTCAATAGGGTGTAATAGGACTGAGCCTCTGTAGGGGCTAAACTGTTGGGAAGGTTAGTGTACCTCAGagtaagggcctattccacgtagcgcgaatcgggccgattcggaggattatcgttccgtggaatagagacaacaatcagccgatgatcgtgtcatcggccgatcgtttatttaggttcaaacctaagaTCATCGGACACCGACCACGCATCACTGCGTGGAATATcgatgcacggcgggcgaccgatgatctTACAagtaccatacattacctaagcatgttgcagtgttctcctgcgctccttcttcctcttgGTACCGCACGCAgaagcagcttcggtgcggcctgtcttagctgacaggccgctaaggccatcactggccaggaccgccgtgggcagtcattggctgagtggtctgtcagcacaGACAGGCCGcatcgaagctgctgctgcgcgcggtaTTGGGAGGAAGCAATGTGTAGGTAATatatgatgtttaaacaaggaCTGCAGGTATATCTTTACCGATATCCCTATAGCACCTCGTTAAACGATTATTGAgctgtggaataggcctagtaaacgagcgccgatctagcagatcagtgcttgtttacattattgatcgggcccccatcggcctgtggaataggaccccaaCTACTCAGCAAAATGATCTGCACAATAAGCTAACACATCTGTACACACAGGTAGTTTATTCAAAGTTTAACTGTCATGACTGTGGCTTTGCGCTCCTCTGGCTGTGTGGTGGAGAAAGTGCTGaattcctgaaccttgtctgaacagggATCTTTCTTTGGTTGTTTATTACCACAAGCTTTGACTATTAGGCTTCAGGCATAAAGGACTAAACTCTGCTACTGACAGAGTGCTGCTAGACAGGTTCATTGCAGCTGAACTGTCTTGTGTTCCTCTTGACTGGCCGGTGCCTCTGCCAGTCAGGGTTTACTTGCACAGTAGGGTTCTGTGTTAATCAAAACTCCAGTCCAATAATCTCTGAATCGGGCTTCTGGTTGCTTATATATACTGCCATAGTTTCCCatgttccctgctggctatttgTTCAGTTCTGACTCTGCAAGCATATCTCTAATCCCAATCTGTGTATCCGACCTTTGGCTTTAACCCTCGACTTCCCTTGTCTGCTACCTTTTATGATCTCTTGCTTGACCCTTTGACTCTCTGACTTTATCCTCCTGTACCTCGCTTCCCGCTGTTACCGATCGAGACCTTTGACTTCGCTAAATTGTTTGGtcatctgtcttgttttgtgtttcctCCTCATTTAGCACAGGGACCAGCACCATGGTTGCCCGCAGTCGTCTAGGGctgtcttgaggcaagtaggcaggaatAGTGGGAGGTACAGTTTAGGGCTCACTGCCCATGTCTCATCTGTCTACTTGGGCTAAATCCCTGTGCTAACAGTACTTTTACTCTTTTATCTAGAGAGGCAACAATTTTGATGTTCACATTATTCACAAGTCCAAGGTGAAGAATTTTCAGTTGAAGCACAGTCGTGGTGACTGCAGTCCACAAATTACCCTATCAATCAACTCCCTTGGTTACAGTCTCTGAAGGTAAGCCCTATGCAGCCCATCTAACAAAAATCCCTTCTCTCATACTACTTCCCTATGTGTCACTCTAGTTGTTCCTTCTCTAAGGGCTTGGCCCTTAGCTTCATACTAGGCTCAACAGTAAAGACACTGACTAAAGAGCCACAGAATTAAGGTAGAACTTGTATAACTGTGGAGAAAAGATTCCTATTCATGAGCAATGGGAAGGACCCATAGAAAAATTTATCTCCACCTCATTGTTTCTCCTATTAAGTAGCCCTAGCCTCCAATACAGTTGAAATGTCTTTTATTTTTTAGATAATTATTAGATACATTATCAGCAAAGCAAAGGTTTTAGTTTTTGTGGTCACCTTATCTTCTTATGTCTCAacagcagggccgattctggggtctctgccgcctgaggcaaaccgtaGGCGGACGCCCCCTCGCTGGCAcccgaccccccccctcctccttagcaAACCTAACACACAGAACCCCACAACCCCCCACTGGAGACCCGATCACCACATCGCAAGCAACTAGGGCTCACCTCCCTGCATCTGGACTGGACTGCTGGGGTGCTCCCTCCCGTTGCTGCTGCCACCCCTAATGGTAGATCGCCTCGTTCGGACCTGCGGAGATCCCTCCCGGAGACCCGATCGCCACAGCGCAACCCCCtttgaccccaggcactcaccacagcgGCGAGGAGAGCTGCTGGGTGACGTTGCGTGGTCGCGGGAGCCTGGCGGGACAGCGATGAGCGTGGGcggcgggacaggtgagcggctgctgtcatttttgttaggtGGATCTTAACAAAAATTACAGCAGGGGGAACGTTccgccgccccctgcaggaccgcataatctgccgcctgaggcggaatactcattccgcctcatggcagaagcgggcctgcacaACAGTGTATTGGGTTATGGTCTTTAACCAACCCTTGATCATCATTTGCTTTATCACTCCTGATAAGAAACTACTATATATCGGTTAtacttagttacatagttacatagttaatacggttgaaaaaagacacatgtccatcaagttaatCTAGTTTACTATATACCGGTTATATTGGATATCTCTCCTTCTGAACATGGGACGCAATCATAGCAGCAGGTATAGATTGTTTCTCTCGCCTTTTTCCTGCTTCCAGGTAGACATGGGTCTGAGCAGCGGGATACTGGGACCTGAATAAGAAGACAAGAAACTTTACAGAATGATAAAAACTAAATGTACAGACTCCCCTGGAGCCATAAGCAAAGGAGGGCATGACGTTTGGGAGAAGGGGTGGTCAAAGGCAGATGCAATCCCGACTGTATAGTGGCATAAATTCAAGCACAAGTGGTTCTGCTTTAATAGGGAGGAGTTAGAGATTCACAAACCAAACTTCATGAACCAAGATCtgttacaaactttttgcaaagttcgtaagtAACCCAGTCCAAGATGGTGGGTGGACAATCTAAtgcacatagaaaacaaaaaagagcacATGCCTACCTGTCCTTACGTATGGTGTCTTCCTACAGGATCCCCGCTGATCACAGCCTCCTCCGCTTCCTATCTGTGATAAGAGTTacagcccacccagccaatcacttgccatggTGATGTCCTATCTTGGGAGTTATCAGTCAGACAAtcactgacagccaatcactgaccactgcactgtcccatctcaggagCTATCTCTCTCGACTTGGCAGTGACAGCTCACCCAGCCAATAACTGAATGAGTTTGGACAGtggtgcggccagtgattggccaagtggCTGTCCTTCTCGTTCTTCCTTGAGCAGAAATCTTCTCCTATATCCATTGCATGAATAAGGGTAGGAAGTGGAGACAGCTGCGACCGCTATGTTAATTTCCAAGAGCTTTAAGGTGTTGTGCCTCTTTATGTACCACCACTCAATGTGAGTATGATTATCACAGTGTGTTTTGTGCATCTTGTTTTTTGCGAGGCATCACTCTGTTGGCATGCTACACCACTTTTGTGTCTACTATAGATACATGGTATAGCAATCAGCTTTAGTCCCAACTCCTTCACTAAACAGACTTGGCTTGCCAAATGTGGAGAGTAATCCAATGCCAGACAATTCTAAAATTAAAGGACCAGCAAACCCCTAGACTCCTCTCCCTGTGACTTTCCCCATCGCTTGCCATGGCCCAGTGGATCTACATCCTCAACCATTACAATAGGCTCTAATAGGCTGCAAGATTTTCACACTGGTCTTCAAGTCAGCAGATGGCCTAGCAGTCTCAGCAAATGTATCAACCATCCACTATGATGCACCAACTCCTTCCAGCagggaagtgagcagctagctgctatttacccaggatcagagactaagtccagaagctgattggaccagctctgatcacagtaccaagttcagctgaacagacctagcagtgctgtaacccctgcaccgccagaagtctgacagataGGAATGAGCGAAGCGAATGTGGTGATAAATTTGCTTTGCATTGCAAAGCGATTTTCACCAGGTTCGCTTCAAAAATTCAACAAACATGGCAGCCGTGATTGCggctgtctgtgtttgcatacaGTTGTATGGTTACTCTATGGAAGAAAGAGATTTTTAATAATCCCTTTTTTCCATAGAATTAAGTAAAAATTGCTATTCAGCAGCTCTGTGTAGTCCCCACCACTTCCCCTCTACACAGTGGCCACCTGTTGAAGCAGACGGCACCCTAGCTGGAGATAGGTTAATCAGTGCCTCCGTTCCAcacaggaagtgggcggaacgtggaccgcctggaaaagGAGGTGGTTCAGATGTCAGCAGCATGGCATGCCAGAGACTAAGTGAGCCCACTGAGAAGGACGCTCGTCCCTTGCGGCTTTAGGCGACTGTACAAGAGTTCAGCTGTGACCGGGGGTATGGCTTCATAGAGGACAACAATGAACCTAAATGGTACTTTGTTAACCGGG
Above is a window of Dendropsophus ebraccatus isolate aDenEbr1 chromosome 7, aDenEbr1.pat, whole genome shotgun sequence DNA encoding:
- the LOC138796416 gene encoding vomeronasal type-2 receptor 26-like; translated protein: MAAKRLWEPLELVKLLGPEPLELLLQLLLEPEEREVPVSRCSDPCLPGSRKKARETIYTCCYDCVPCSEGEISNITDSETCNKCPSDEWPNEKRDGCLPKVLDFISYHNDAMASVFSCVSLFGCLVTGSILGIFISYRDTPIVRANNQNLSYLLLVSIILSFLSVFLFLGCPSDVTCRLRETSFGVFFSVAVSSLLAKTVMVCVAFKSTKPGSPWRKWLSVKLPYTIVLLCSSIQVIICVIWLSISPPFQDLDTQSYPGKIIIQCNAGSDIWFYCMLGYLGFLAAVSFVLAFMVRTLPDTFNEAKYITFSMLVFCSVWIAMIPAYLSTTGKSMVAVEVFAVMASSAGLLGCVFLPKCFIILFRSEMNRKTDLLGKRGN